The Brockia lithotrophica region CGTAGTACCGCCCCACGTGCGCGAGCCCGAGGGCCCCTTCGGCGACCACTACGGGTACTACTCCCTCGTCCACGACTTCCCCGTCTTCGACCTGCGTCTCGTCGCCCACCGAAGGGACGCCGTATTCCCCGCGACCGTCGTCGGAAAACCGCGGCAAGAAGACTACTACATCGGCGAATACCTCCAGCGTCTCCTCGCCCCCTTCTTCCCCCTCGTCATGCCCGGCGTGCGGGCCCTCTGGAGTTACGGCGAAGCGGGCTTTCATCCCGTGGCGGCGGCCGTACTGCGCGAATCCTACCCGCGGGAGGCATTTGCCCACGCCCTGCGCCTCCTCGGAGAGGGGCAGCTCACCCTCACGAAGTTCCTTCTCGCCACGGACGCCGACGTCGACGTGCGGGACTTCCGCACCGTCCTCACCGCCGTACTCGCGCGCTTCGCGCCCGAAAGGGATCTCTACGTCTTCGCCGAGACGGCCATGGACACCCTCGACTACACGGGGCGGAAGTTGAACCACGGGAGCAAGGCGGTCCTTCTCGGCGTAGGCGAACCCCTGCGGAAGCTCGGAGAGGTTCCCCCCGCTTCCCTCCTCCGCCGGCTCCCGCGCGGTGCGGAGGACGCGTACGCCTTTGCCCCGGGAACGCTCGTCGTCCACGGCCCGGAATTCGTGGAAGATCCCGCCTTTCCCCAAGCCCTCCTCGACGCGCTCGCCGAACCTGACGACGCCGCGGAAGGGCCATCTGCCGCAGTCGGCGGCGCAGCGCACGCGTCCCCTCGAAACGGCGGACCTGCAGGAGAAGACGCCGCGAAGGGCGGGACACCCGAAGGCGGGGAGTTCGAAGCGTGGCCTCTCGTCGTCCTCGTAGACCGGAAAGCCGGGGACCTCCGAGATCCCCGCCTCTTCCTGTGGACGGTCTTCACCCGCTTCGATCCCGCCCACGACCTCTACGCCCGTTTCGCGATCCACAAGCACCGACCGGCCTACCGCCTCCCTCTCGTCGTCGACGCTCGCATGAAGCCCTTCTACCCTCCGGAAGTCGAACCGGACCCGGAGACGGTGCGCCTCGTCGATCGCCGCTGGCGCGAGTACTTCCCCAAAGGTTAGCCCCCCGAAGACCCGCCCCCGGCCTCGAACGGCAAAACCCCGGAAGTCCTGCGACTTCCGGGGTTTCACCGATTCTTCGTCTTCAGGGTGCGCTCGATTTCGCGGCGAACCGCGCGCTCGCGCAGCGCTTCGCGCTTGTCGTGCAGCTTCTTCCCTTTGGCCAGACCGATTTCCAACTTGATCCATCTTCCCTTGCCGTAGAGGGAGAGGGGGACGATCGTATACCCCTCCGTTTGCACCTTGCCCATGAGGCGCTCGATTTCGCGGCGGTGCATGAGGAGCTTCCGCGTACGCGTCGGATCGGGGACAAAGGCCGACGCCTTTTCGTACGGGCTGATGTGCATCCCCACAACGTACGCCTCGCCGTCGCGGATGCGGACATAGCTGTCGCGCAGGTTTACGCGCCCCTGGCGCACCGCCTTGACCTCGGAACCGAGAAGGGAAATCCCCGCCTCGTAGCGCTCCTCGATGTGGTAGTCGTGAAAGGCCTTGCGGTTTTCCGCGAACACGCGCCGTTCCCCGCCCATGCCTCCCCACCTCCCCGAAACGTCCCGCGGCGGACCGAGGACCGAACCGAAGTCCGATCCGGATTCCCTTGCGGTCGGCGAAACTCCGGCTCACTTCCGGCGCTTCTTCCGTTTTTGGGCGCCCTTTCCGCGTTCGTGGTCGGCGAACTCGGCGGGCACCGGCCCTTTTCTCCCCCGCGACGAAGCATCCCCGGCAAGACCGCCTTCGGCAAAGTACGCGTCCCGTTCCCGGACGGCTTTCGGCGTAGAGCTTCGCCGCGCGCCGTCGAAGTGGGGTTTTCCCCGGGCAAAACCGGACGGCGCACGGCCCGGAGCGCCGTCGTCGGGACGGATCACCTTGACGCGGCGCTTCGCCTGCCCCAAGGGGCGGTCGGGGAGCTCCTCTTCTGCCAAGGCGAAGTCGATCGTCCGCTCCTCGAGATGAACGCCGACGCACGTCACCCGTATGGGGTCGCCGATGCGGTACACCTTGCCTGTGTGCTCGCCGACGAGGATCATCTCCTTCTCGTGAAAGACGTAGTAGTCGTCGGTCATGTAGCTCAGGTGGACGAGACCCTCGATCGTGTTCGGCAGGCGGACGAAGAGGCCGAAGGACGTCACGCCGCTCACGACGCCGTCGAACGTCTCCCCGACGTGCGCCTGCATGTACTCCGCCTTCTTGTACGCCTCCGTTTCCCACTCTGCCTCCATCGCCACGCGCTCGCGCGTGGACGTGTGCTTGGCCGCCTCGTCGAGCCATTCGACAAGGCGCTCCCGCTCCGCGGCGTCGGGAATGCGACCGTGGAAGGCGTAGCGGCGGAGTAAGCGGTGGACGATGAGATCGGGGTATCGCCGGATGGGGGCCGTAAAGTGCGTGTAGTGCGTTGCCGCAAGGCCAAAGTGCCCGAGGTTTTCCGCGGCGTACCGCGCGCGCTGCATGCTCCGGAGGAGGAGCGTGGAGATGACCATCTCTTCCGGCTCCCCCCGCGCCTCCTCGAGGACGGCCTGAAGTTGCTTCGGCGTCACACCCCCGGGACGGGCGCGTACTACGTAGCCGAGGTTGGCGAGGAACTCGAAGAATCCCCGCATTTTTTCCGGGTCCGGAGGTTCGTGCACGCGGTAGAGAAACGGGAGGTCCGCCGCTTCGGCCCACTCCGCAATCGCCTCGTTGGCCACGAGCATGAAGTCCTCGATCAACCGCTCCCCCTCGCCGCGTTCGCGGCGGTGCACGTCGATCGGCTTCCCGTCGTCGCCCAGGACGATGCGCGCCTCGTCGAGGTCGAAGTCGATCGCCCCCCGCGCCCTACGCCGCGCGCGGATCTTACGCGCAAGTTCGGCCATGGCGAAGAGGTTTTCGCGGAACCTCTCGTACACCTCGCGCGAGGTAAAGGCGTCCTCCGCCTCTTCTCCGGAAAGGAGTCGATTCACGGAGGTGTAGGTCATCCGCGCCCGCGAGCGAATCACGCTCGGAAAGAACTCGTAGCGAAGGCGGCGCCCCTCCGCATCGAAGTCCAGGAGCACGCTGATCGCGAGCCGGTCCTCCCCGGGGTTGAGGCTGGCGATCCCGTTGGAAAGCGTGTGGGGAAGCATGGGGATCACGCGGTCGACGAGGTATACGCTCGTACCGCGGAGGTACGCTTCGCGGTCGAGTGCCGTCCCCTCGCGCACGTAGGCGCTCACGTCCGCGATGTGCACCCCGAGACGCCAGCCGCCTCGGGGAAGGGGTTCGATGTGCACGGCATCGTCGAAGTCCTTGGCGTCTTCGCCGTCGATCGTGAACACGTCTACCTCGCGGAGGTCCCTCCGACCCACCAAGTCTTCCTCGCGTACGCGGTCGGGCAGTCGAGCGGCCTCTTCGAGGACGTCCTCGGGAAACGCCTCGGGAAGTTCGTACTTCCGGACGATGGAGAGGATGTCCACGCCCGGATCGTCCTTGTGTCCGAGGATTTCCACGACGCGCCCCACGGCGGGACGGCGGTCGTCCGGGTATTCGAGGATCTCGACGACCACTTTGTGACCGGGAACGGCACCGCGGCGCTCTCGCGGCGCGACCGTGATCGCCCCCGGGATTCGGAGATCGTCCGGGACGACGTAACCGAGGCGTGCTTCTTCTTCGTAGGTCCCCACGACGCGGCGGAAGGCGCGGCGCAGGATCCTTACGACCTCCCCCTCCACCTTACGGCCGTTTCCGCCGGTCCCCGATTTGCGCACGAGCACCACGTCTCCCGGCCACGCCCCGTGAAGGTTCGCCGCCGGGACGTAGACGTCCGGCTCGCCTTCTCGATCGGGGAGAAGGAAGGCGTATCCCCGGGTGTGCACTTCGAGCCTGCCGCGGACGAGGTTCATCTGTTCCGGAAGGCCGTAGCGCCGAGAACGCGTGCGCACGATCTCGCCCTCCTCGACGAGGCGAGAAAGAACTTCCCGCACGGCCGCCTCCGAAATCCCTCGCGCGGCCAGGAGCTCGACGAGTTCCGACGAAGCCAGAGGGCGAGCGGCCTGTCGAACGGCTCCCACGACGGCCTGCGCTACCGGGTCTTCGGACAAAACCACCGGAATTCACCTCCTCGTTCGATTTTCAGGATTTCCCCAACGCCGGCTTCTGACCCCGCGGGCCAGTCCCTCGGAAAAACGATCGGGCGGG contains the following coding sequences:
- a CDS encoding 3'-to-5' exoribonuclease RNase R codes for the protein MVLSEDPVAQAVVGAVRQAARPLASSELVELLAARGISEAAVREVLSRLVEEGEIVRTRSRRYGLPEQMNLVRGRLEVHTRGYAFLLPDREGEPDVYVPAANLHGAWPGDVVLVRKSGTGGNGRKVEGEVVRILRRAFRRVVGTYEEEARLGYVVPDDLRIPGAITVAPRERRGAVPGHKVVVEILEYPDDRRPAVGRVVEILGHKDDPGVDILSIVRKYELPEAFPEDVLEEAARLPDRVREEDLVGRRDLREVDVFTIDGEDAKDFDDAVHIEPLPRGGWRLGVHIADVSAYVREGTALDREAYLRGTSVYLVDRVIPMLPHTLSNGIASLNPGEDRLAISVLLDFDAEGRRLRYEFFPSVIRSRARMTYTSVNRLLSGEEAEDAFTSREVYERFRENLFAMAELARKIRARRRARGAIDFDLDEARIVLGDDGKPIDVHRRERGEGERLIEDFMLVANEAIAEWAEAADLPFLYRVHEPPDPEKMRGFFEFLANLGYVVRARPGGVTPKQLQAVLEEARGEPEEMVISTLLLRSMQRARYAAENLGHFGLAATHYTHFTAPIRRYPDLIVHRLLRRYAFHGRIPDAAERERLVEWLDEAAKHTSTRERVAMEAEWETEAYKKAEYMQAHVGETFDGVVSGVTSFGLFVRLPNTIEGLVHLSYMTDDYYVFHEKEMILVGEHTGKVYRIGDPIRVTCVGVHLEERTIDFALAEEELPDRPLGQAKRRVKVIRPDDGAPGRAPSGFARGKPHFDGARRSSTPKAVRERDAYFAEGGLAGDASSRGRKGPVPAEFADHERGKGAQKRKKRRK
- a CDS encoding 3-polyprenyl-4-hydroxybenzoate carboxy-lyase, with product MVPQLMRTSHSEGGKRVFRDLREYLEALRREGDLVDIDVPVDPRLEIAEIHRRVIAEGGPALLFRQPKHSPFPVVTNLFGTPRRLELAFGGRPENLVRDLVSFVTENFPPSLRDLWERRGLLGALARIGTREGPSERAPVTEVVDAAFDLTRLPALTSWPMDGGPFLTLPLVYTEDPRGRGSNLGMYRMQIKGPTRTGMHWQIHRGGGFHYHAAEEENRPLPVSVFLGGPPALVIAAIAPLPENVSELLLASLLMGDKIPIVRIPDHPHPLIATAEFALLGVVPPHVREPEGPFGDHYGYYSLVHDFPVFDLRLVAHRRDAVFPATVVGKPRQEDYYIGEYLQRLLAPFFPLVMPGVRALWSYGEAGFHPVAAAVLRESYPREAFAHALRLLGEGQLTLTKFLLATDADVDVRDFRTVLTAVLARFAPERDLYVFAETAMDTLDYTGRKLNHGSKAVLLGVGEPLRKLGEVPPASLLRRLPRGAEDAYAFAPGTLVVHGPEFVEDPAFPQALLDALAEPDDAAEGPSAAVGGAAHASPRNGGPAGEDAAKGGTPEGGEFEAWPLVVLVDRKAGDLRDPRLFLWTVFTRFDPAHDLYARFAIHKHRPAYRLPLVVDARMKPFYPPEVEPDPETVRLVDRRWREYFPKG
- a CDS encoding tmRNA-binding protein SmpB; translation: MGGERRVFAENRKAFHDYHIEERYEAGISLLGSEVKAVRQGRVNLRDSYVRIRDGEAYVVGMHISPYEKASAFVPDPTRTRKLLMHRREIERLMGKVQTEGYTIVPLSLYGKGRWIKLEIGLAKGKKLHDKREALRERAVRREIERTLKTKNR